Part of the Pieris napi chromosome 6, ilPieNapi1.2, whole genome shotgun sequence genome, ACAACTCTAAATAGAGACGTCTCAACGACTTACGAACTTCCAAAAATCACACTCCAACCATAGAAATAAGAAACGAATAATTAAGTAACATTGTTTTTAAGCAActgaaaatagtaaaattgGCTTTTTTCCTTTCAggaattttcattttatagtCAGGTTTTCCTAATCGATAAccaatcataataaaattatcaaatatttaaattcttaatgATTAGAAATTTAAATCGATAATTCTTATTAATCGTAAAATAGCTAGGTTTATCATTTTCACACTTTGACATTGCTGTATGAACTTATAATTACCgtaatattcataaataattaaataacaatttatgataccaaaaatacatttatcaaaattttaacTCAGTAAaccataaattaataaaactgacATGTCAACATTGTATTGATTGacttctttataaaaaatctatcataGATCTACTCTACTCTACTTATTCACTAACTTCAAGTACTACGAGTACTTGAAGTAAAGTAAGacttattatttgaaaagttagacttatattatttgttccAGATAACAATGCTTGGGATAGCTGCTTctaattctattgtattaatcGACTCATTTCGATATATACCACCAGATTTCGAAGGggaatgtaatatttatgataCTACAACTACTCCTACTACACCTGAAGATACGCCGTCCACTCCTGAAGATACACCGTCCACACCTGAAGATACACCATCTACACCAGAAGATACCCCATCGACACCAGAAGACACACCGTCCACACCAGAAAATACCCCTTCAACACCAGAAGACACACCATCTACACCTGAAAATACCCCTTCAACACCAGAAGACAGACCGTCCACACCTGAAGATACCCCTTCAACACCAGAGGACATACCATCTACACCTGAAAATACCCCTTCAACACCAGAAGACACACCATCTCCGCCGGAAAATACCCCTTCAACACCAGAAGAAACACCATCTACACCTGAAAATACCCCTTCAACACCAGAAGACACACCGTCCACACCTGAAGATACCCCTTCAACACCAGAAGACACACCATCCACACCAGAAAATACGCCTTCAACACCAGAAGACACACCGTCCACCCCTGAAGACTCCCCTTCAACACCTGAAAATACCCCTTCAACACCAGAAGACACACCATCTACACCGGAAAATACCCCTTCAACACCAGAAGACACACCGTCCACACCTGAAGATACCCCTTCAACACCAGAGGACGCACCATCTACACCAGAAAATACCCCTTCAACACCAGAAGACACACCGTCCACACCTGAAGATACCCCTTCAACACCAGAGGACACACCATCTACACCGGAAAATAGCCCTTCAACACCAGAAGACACACCATCTACACCGGAAAATACGCCTTCAACACCAGAAGACACACCGTCCACACCAGAAGATACCCCTTCAACACCAGAAGACACACCGTCCACACCTGAAGATACCCCTTCAACACCAGAAGACACACCATCCACACCAGAAAATACGCCTTCAACACCAGAAGACACACCGTCCACCCCTGAAGACTCCCCTTCAACACCTGAAAATACCCCTTCAACACCAGAAGACACACCGTCCACACCTGAAGATACCCCTTCAACACCAGAAGACACACCATCCACACCAGAAAATACGCCTTCAAGACCAGAAGACACACCGTCTACACCAGAAGATACCCCTTCAACACCAGAAGACACACCGTCCACACCTGAAGATACCCCTTCAACACCAGAAGACACACCATCCACACCAGAAAATACGCCTTCAACACCAGAAGACACACCATCCACCCCTGAAGGCTCCCCTTCAACACCAGAAAATACGCCTTCAACACCAGAAGACACACCGTCCACACCTGAAGATACCCCTTCATCACCAGAGGACGCACCATCTACACCGGAAAATACCCCTTCAACACCAGAAGACACACGGTCCACACCAGAAAATACGCCTTCAACACCAGAAGACACACCATCCACACCTGAAGATACCCCTTCAACACCAGAAGACACACCATCTACACCGGAAAATATCCCTTCAACACCAGAAGACACACCGTCCACACCTGAAGATACCCCTTCAACACCAGAGGACATACCATCTACACCTGAAAATACCCCTTCAACACCAGAAGACACACCGTCCACACCTGAAGATACCCCTTCAACACCAGAAGACACACCGTCCACCCCTGAAGACACCCCTTCAACACCTGAAAATACCCCTTCAACACCAGAAGACACACCATCTACACCGGAAAATATCCCTTCAACACCAGAAGACACACCGTCCACACCTGAAGATACCTCTTCAACACCAGAAGACACACCATCTACACCGGAAAATATCCCTTCAACACCAGAAGACACACCGTCCACACCAGAAGACACACCATCTACACCGGAAAGTACCCCTTCAACACCAGAAGACACACCGTCCACACCTGAAGATACCCCTTCAACACCAGAGGACGCACCATCTACACCGGAAAATACCCCTTCAACACCAGAAGACACACCATCTACACCTGAAAATACCCCATCAACACCAGAAGACACACCGTCCACCCCTAAAGACACCCCTTCCACCCCTGAAGACACCCCTTCAACACCAGAAGACAGACCGTCCACACCTGAAGATACCCCTTCAACACCAGAGGACATACCATCTACACCTGAAAATACCCCTTCAACACCAGAAGACACACCGTCCACACCTGAAGATACCCCTTCAACACCAGAAGACACACCGTCCACCCCTGAAGACACCCCTTCAACACCTGAAAATACCCCTTCAACACCAGAAGACACACCATCTACACCGGAAAATATCCCTTCAACACCAGAAGACACACCGTCCACACCTGAAGATACCCCTTCAACACCAGAAGACACACCATCTACACCGGAAAATATCCCTTCAACACCAGAAGACACACCGTCCACCCCTGTAGGCTCCCCTTCAACACCAGAAAATACGCCTTCAACACCAGAAGACACACCGTCCACACCTGAAGATACCCCTTCATCACCAGAGCACGCACCATCTACACCGGAAAATACCCCTTCAACACCAGAAGACACACCGTCCACACCAGAAAATACGCCTTCAACACCAGAAGACACACCGTCCACCCCTGAAGACACCCCTTCAACACCTGAAAATACCGCTTCAACACCAGAAGACACACCATCTACACCGGAAAATACCCCTTCAACACCAGAAGACACACCGTCCACACCCGAAGATACCCCTTCAACACCAGAAGACACACCATCCACACCTGAAGATACCCCTTCAACACCAGAAGACACACCATCTACACCGGAAAATATCCCTTCAACACCAGAAGACACACCGTCCACACCTGAAGATACCCCTTCAACACCAGAAGACACACCGTCCACCCCTGAAGATACCCCTTCAACACCAGAGGACGCACCATCTACACCGGAAAATACCCCTTCAACACCAGAAGACACACCATCTACACCTGAAAATACCCCATCAACACCAGAAGACACACCGTCCACCCCTGAAGACACCCCTTCCACCCCTGAAGACACCCCTTCAACACCAGAAGACAGACCGTCCACACCTGAAGATACCCCTTCAACACCAGAGGACATACCATCTACACCTGAAAATACCCCTTCAACACCAGAAGACACACCGTCCACCCCTGAAGACACCCCTTCAACACCTGAAAATACCCCTTCAACACCAGAAGACACACCATCTACACCTGAAAATACCCCTTCAACACCAGAAGACACACCATCTACACCGGAAAATATCCCTTCAACACCAGAAGACACACCGTCCACACCTGAAGATACCCCTTCAACACCAGAAGACACACCATCTACACCGGAAAATATCCCTTCAACACCAGAAGACACACCGTCCACACCTGAAGACACCCCTTCAACGCCTGAAAATACCCCTTCAACACCAGAAGATACACCATCTACACCGGAAAATACCCCTTTAACACCAGAATACACACCATCTACACCGGAAAGTACCCCTTTAACGCCAGAAGACACACCGTCCAAACCTGAAGATACCCCTTCAACACCAGAAGACACACCGTCCACCCCTGAATACACCCCTTCAACACCTGAAAATACCCCTTCAACACCAGAAGACACACCATCTACACCGGAAAATATCCCTTCAACACCAGAAGACACACCGTCCACACCTGAAGATACCCCTTCAACACCAGAAGACACACCGTCCACCCCTGAAGACACTCCTTCAACACCTGAAAATACCCCTTCAACACCAGAAGACACACCATCTACACCGGAAAATATCCCTTCAACACCAGAAGACACACCGTCCACACCTGAAGATACCCCTTCAACACCAGAAGACACACCGTCCACCCCTGAAGACACTCCTTCAACACCTGAAAATACTCCTTCAACACCAGAAGACACACCATCTACACCGGAAAATATCCCTTCATTACCAGAAGACACACCGTCCACAAGTGATGATACTAGCACATTAGAGCCAACAGACCCAACGACAAGTCCAGTATTGGCTGATCCCTACAGCTTTTGGAACCCCTTCACAATAACAATGGTGgtattaataactttaatatttttgttacttgtTTCAAGTATTTGCTTCTATTTAGGAGTGAAAAGAGGTCGAAGTAAGAACATCGTAATATTGCCAGAATTTGATGATTTACCAAGATCAATGGTTATACCACGAGTTGAGAGAATTGGTAACCCTTCGATATTGCCCTATTTAgcgtaaataatttataaatataaggtAACAAgatcttatttaattttaattatttggttATAAGGACAATTGTGATTTGCCTATAAGTAGTATTACctgtgtatatattttagatttacgtgtaaattattttatacatatgtattactCTATACTAATAATACGCCTATTTTAAACGtggtaaacattaaaatacagATTGGAAATACaacatgtattattatatagtaaaaatatttttgtaatttaacatttatttagattataagtacaataatgttatatataaaatctatttgtttaattatattaacagtagtgaaaaaatacacattattGTAAAATCATAATTCTTTTACTCGGaattatagttaaattaaaatgaccCTTGACTGTTTTTGCTTAAATTCTATGAAAGATCGCGACACGTTTTAGAATGTGCAGCACGCCGGAGGTTCCTGCATTATTCTTCATATTTATCTATCCTGTTTGAATCGTTTTATCATAACATCGGTAAAAGAAATTGCGCTAGTGttgaaaaaaatgatcatgaatctgtttcaatctaatagactagtaggtgatcagcctcctgtgcctgacacacgccgttgacatTTTAGGTCTaaaacatgtcggtttcctctcgatgttttcctttaccgttcaagtgaatgttaaatgcgctattggtgcacagccggggatcgaacctacgacctcagggatgagagtcgcacgctgaagccagtaGGCCAACACAGCTCATCATCGGTAAAATactctataaataataatatgtgatATTCTTTACAAAGAATTTGACATTTTGTATGCAAAGTGTTACAGCGCACAGAAATAACATCATTCATGATACAAAAAAACGAAGAGATTATCAGTTCGACAGTTCAGGGaatggtacactcttttcttgaaggcccCTGTGTCGTATCGGATCGGAAATACGTCTACTGGCATCTGGTTCCACTCCACAATGAGTTGGTGCGGGGCATAAAGTAGAACTCACTCTGCCGCGTCGTATTTAATAgcttataactttattaaccTATGTTGATAAATGAGACggtgaaataattaattaaatattttatcgttTAATATACAACATACACATCGTTTATTACTCTCAAGACTAATCAATatacgaatttttgttatttaatactttttagagcatttttttaaaggaaaaacTAATGTCAAACTCACTATTTCAACAATGTGTCCATCCTTTGAGTTAGAAGAGTGAGAAGTACGAATATGTTAACTGCTGCTCAAACGTTTCTGACAAAAACCTGTCGTTTAATACTATACGATTCGTGatagaaaagtaaaaatatattttttacacgctttatattagcttcacctgtatgtatgtatgtatatatgtatgtttgtatgtaaccgactcctttggactcgattttgacccacttttaacggacagatttaattcaaactttgcgcacctatcaaagatcgatgacaatgcaataatccgaaaaaaaaatgaaaaaaaaataaaaatggcgctctgtgccatatttttcgtctatcgagcaacccacgctttttcacaataataccagtattttttgttcattaccattttcagcctaaactaggaattatttttcactttttagtttgatgtgctttaaaagcgtgttttttagtttttttaaactattatttatttttttatatatacgaaTTGTATGGAATAGCGATAATGCGCGGCCAAAAATTGAACTTATTATTTCCGTAAACGAACATAGACGCTTTCGTAAAGCTTCCCATCGTGGTGTTTTTTTCCCAAAAATATGTCTCTACGATAATTCTAGAAAATTGTAGAATATTTCTATGATATGAACTGATATCAAATAATATCAGTTCTTATCTATGCGATACTAAACGTGGAATACAGTGGCAGAAACTATTTTGATAACCCAACAAAGAACATTTAAACTCAGCTTCTGTAtgtaactatttaaaaaccCCGCAGTGGGGTTTTAAGTATTCTGCTATCTGAGCGGATCTGTAAACGAACTTAACATGTTTTAGActataaaggccgatttacattatcttagtgtttaggagagtgctttatgatagtactttagttgaaacatgtaaacgctacttgctttagtaaacgctacgctaaagaacttgcctttcaagttgtactaaagcactctcctaaacactaagataatgtaaatcggccttaactcACTTTTCTATGCGGAACGAAGACTGTTGCCCGTCCAATATAACATGCAACAGGTTCAAGTTGTTGGAACATGTGCACCAAATGGCGGACAACAGAACCAAAGTCCTTACTAAACTCTCAACCTGGCAAGAGAAAACCCAGCCGGGTGCGTTGGTGGGATGCAGTTGTCAAGAACCATGAAACAATAGGTGTTCGAAGTTGGGAGTATTTCGACTGCGATGGCGAAAGACCCATATGGAGCTGTACAGCAGTGATGATGATATCATTACTCGGGGAcagtttcatataaaatatcgcTGTATGAATGGAatgaataaatgtaatttttattattagaccCGGCCACAGGcagtgaaattaatttataactaacCTAAATTCATCATAATCGATTCACGAAAATCTGTCAGCATATTTGACTGTAGATacgttaaaaattttaaatatacatatgtatttagGGTTAGTTAGCGTTCGGGGTTAGTTTATATGATATCAAATGAATAGCTAGAAAACTTACATTATctaaatgcaataaataacaACGCGAGATCGATTAAAATCGAGACAATTTAAATACCATAAAAACCTCTATCGCActcgatatttttttctctatctgcattataaacttttaagaaaatctgtggcgctacaaccctttcagggctgagcctcagatttatgtatcagtatcatcatttttcaatcttacAGGCAAGtggtcagcctcctgtgcctgacactcaccgtcgacttttctaaggcaagccggtttcctcacaacgTTTTCCTTAAGCGTTCGAGCGAAAGTTAATagagcacatagaaagaaagtccatttgtgcacagctggggatcgaacctacgaccttagagAAGAGATTCGCACGTTGCAGCCactgggccaacactgctctttattataaagattaCATCCATACAATTCACATAGGATAATGTTCGCTACAATAAGAGATAATAATCGTCGCTtgcatatgttttatttttggattCTTTTggactttaattaatttaatcttttTATAATCGATTgcacttataaaataatcttatctAACAAATCATAATTTTCATTAGGTTTATCCAATATACTTAAAttggtttaaaatatcaatgttATCGAAAAAATATTCGGTACGTAATACATACAAAGTATTTACTAGTTCCCGTAACTTTTcttatattgaattttttaaattcctttcATTGAAACAGGTATTTTTTCACAGAAATCCTATcaacaataattaaagttgGATTTAGCTATACCGCTATTGgataaaatataagatattataaaaatctcacacaaataaatattgtatatggTTGCGGATATGACTTACGCATTCTTATTTATCTACAAATTGTAGAATATCATGACCTTAACCGCAAGgtctaattaatttgataatcaTACTGATATCGCCTTGTTCCAGTAGCTATACAAAATGCAATTCTTTTGTCTGCCCGTCATATGTTATTGTCTTACCTTCGCTAATGCAATTAGATCCAAATAAGTGATCGCAAAAttgttcttatattatttggtgGCGCAATATCTTAGGCCTATTTCACCAAGAAAAATACATGATTCCTCGATAATTAACTATACTAATACTAACTAAAGCaactcttatattttttaatataggcaCAATTTAGTTTAACATCATTTAAAGGGATGCCAGAATCGATTCAGTATACCATATCGCTGCAGCGGGTAAAGTGGATTGCCAAAAGGAAGGGTGATAGAGGATCGTCAGTATCAAGTATGTTCTGTGCCTTTACAATGTAAAAGAAGATTAAGACCCTCATTTAATAGCGACTGTAATCTAGTAGTTGTATTAAAGTAtggcaaaataataaaaatatgttgttaCTACTTTGTTAATCTAACTACTAGGCGTTAACTCTACGCCACtcttttttaatcgccaagttttttttatacaacgtttgtaaggagctgcaaccattacaccatgttccacataacatcttaagtaataaatttatttatttatttattttctcacaaaaacttaaacttaggACATAAGGAAGTGACAGTTATATTATACTTCTGTTTATGAAAAAAGCAAGTCTGTGTGAGGCTGATGCCTGCTAAAGGTAATAGtacctgtaaaataaataataataaaataaattcaaaaacaaagattggtcctctatcagcaggaggcatagTGAAAttggagcacgcacttacattctcgtgggaacgcaaatacatagtcgaaatagcTAACATCGAAATATGTAGTtagtttcttatttttgtttttttttaatgtgtttattttttgtgaatatttattattaatataaataaaattaatacagcAGTCGTCAGCTTCAAAACTTGAGCAGAACCCGCAGGTGTATTTGGAATAATATTCGTGTAGTCCactataataaaagaaatgtgTATGTGTAATTGACATTACTGTAAAACAGTATAAAAAGCTCAAATCGGCAGTAAATTGAATACTTGCTAAAAAAACGATTGTCTATGGATATGCATCACCCAAAGACAATTTACTGAGGGTCACACTTGttcgtaataaaatacaacCTCAACCTTCGGGTTTCATATTAGGTCTTACTCTTAATTGCCTAAATGTAAATGTGTGGGGTTTACCCCAAGGATTTGAAATAAGGTCTCGGTTATCAGCTTTTACAAGTGTGTCATGTTATGtttgattttagtttattattaatatataaacaatacgA contains:
- the LOC125050252 gene encoding mucin-2-like, translated to MYKLIAIFAYFVVCDACLPYNFEYGYRDNFTNTAGMCNGLSMWDLKTYSDIGLDPPHWLSEKFISPNRQRLSCVASFTFEGSERGRVDINAYMQSSEQDQITIMVNAVREIGDATFGSIMLGPTVTPNFYSGWHKLRIDIMEGSGNFTGYITMLGIAASNSIVLIDSFRYIPPDFEGECNIYDTTTTPTTPEDTPSTPEDTPSTPEDTPSTPEDTPSTPEDTPSTPENTPSTPEDTPSTPENTPSTPEDRPSTPEDTPSTPEDIPSTPENTPSTPEDTPSPPENTPSTPEETPSTPENTPSTPEDTPSTPEDTPSTPEDTPSTPENTPSTPEDTPSTPEDSPSTPENTPSTPEDTPSTPENTPSTPEDTPSTPEDTPSTPEDAPSTPENTPSTPEDTPSTPEDTPSTPEDTPSTPENSPSTPEDTPSTPENTPSTPEDTPSTPEDTPSTPEDTPSTPEDTPSTPEDTPSTPENTPSTPEDTPSTPEDSPSTPENTPSTPEDTPSTPEDTPSTPEDTPSTPENTPSRPEDTPSTPEDTPSTPEDTPSTPEDTPSTPEDTPSTPENTPSTPEDTPSTPEGSPSTPENTPSTPEDTPSTPEDTPSSPEDAPSTPENTPSTPEDTRSTPENTPSTPEDTPSTPEDTPSTPEDTPSTPENIPSTPEDTPSTPEDTPSTPEDIPSTPENTPSTPEDTPSTPEDTPSTPEDTPSTPEDTPSTPENTPSTPEDTPSTPENIPSTPEDTPSTPEDTSSTPEDTPSTPENIPSTPEDTPSTPEDTPSTPESTPSTPEDTPSTPEDTPSTPEDAPSTPENTPSTPEDTPSTPENTPSTPEDTPSTPKDTPSTPEDTPSTPEDRPSTPEDTPSTPEDIPSTPENTPSTPEDTPSTPEDTPSTPEDTPSTPEDTPSTPENTPSTPEDTPSTPENIPSTPEDTPSTPEDTPSTPEDTPSTPENIPSTPEDTPSTPVGSPSTPENTPSTPEDTPSTPEDTPSSPEHAPSTPENTPSTPEDTPSTPENTPSTPEDTPSTPEDTPSTPENTASTPEDTPSTPENTPSTPEDTPSTPEDTPSTPEDTPSTPEDTPSTPEDTPSTPENIPSTPEDTPSTPEDTPSTPEDTPSTPEDTPSTPEDAPSTPENTPSTPEDTPSTPENTPSTPEDTPSTPEDTPSTPEDTPSTPEDRPSTPEDTPSTPEDIPSTPENTPSTPEDTPSTPEDTPSTPENTPSTPEDTPSTPENTPSTPEDTPSTPENIPSTPEDTPSTPEDTPSTPEDTPSTPENIPSTPEDTPSTPEDTPSTPENTPSTPEDTPSTPENTPLTPEYTPSTPESTPLTPEDTPSKPEDTPSTPEDTPSTPEYTPSTPENTPSTPEDTPSTPENIPSTPEDTPSTPEDTPSTPEDTPSTPEDTPSTPENTPSTPEDTPSTPENIPSTPEDTPSTPEDTPSTPEDTPSTPEDTPSTPENTPSTPEDTPSTPENIPSLPEDTPSTSDDTSTLEPTDPTTSPVLADPYSFWNPFTITMVVLITLIFLLLVSSICFYLGVKRGRSKNIVILPEFDDLPRSMVIPRVERIGNPSILPYLA